A single window of Bacteroidota bacterium DNA harbors:
- a CDS encoding Ppx/GppA family phosphatase — translation MLKNNFAVLDIGSNSFHIIIANSPDGRKFEIIDREKAVHRLSSKDGYGRSYIKDQDIKQAIKLIDLFKTKAVMNGATIRAVATSAVREAINQDEFIETVFEKTGVKVEVIDGHREAEYIYSAARHFLHFKNQKILCVDIGGGSTEFITGNTPKPGFVTSLRMGAVRFTKDFFPDLEVKKTSVIAASHYAAGMVEAIKKDVMASGFEIAIFSAGTAKSVLSMAIEAGLVAPDEKIFRYEDLVKVSERVLAAKDMKDRLQIPGLEPKRADVVVAGVIILRAIFEKLDIKQAYYSEFALREGVILELMQ, via the coding sequence ATGCTTAAAAATAATTTTGCCGTCCTCGATATAGGCTCCAATTCCTTCCACATCATAATTGCAAATTCACCCGACGGAAGAAAATTTGAGATTATCGACAGGGAAAAAGCTGTTCACCGCCTCTCTTCAAAAGACGGCTACGGCAGGTCTTACATAAAAGATCAGGACATTAAGCAGGCGATAAAACTGATCGACCTTTTCAAAACAAAAGCTGTAATGAACGGTGCAACCATTAGAGCGGTGGCAACCAGTGCGGTGCGTGAAGCGATAAATCAGGACGAGTTCATCGAAACTGTCTTCGAAAAAACCGGAGTAAAGGTTGAAGTAATCGATGGACACAGAGAAGCCGAATATATCTACAGTGCTGCGAGACATTTTCTCCACTTCAAAAATCAGAAAATCCTCTGTGTTGACATAGGTGGAGGGAGTACCGAATTTATCACCGGAAACACTCCCAAACCCGGATTTGTCACCAGTCTCAGAATGGGTGCTGTCAGGTTCACAAAAGATTTTTTTCCTGATCTCGAAGTAAAAAAAACGAGCGTGATAGCAGCTTCCCATTATGCCGCAGGAATGGTTGAAGCAATCAAAAAGGATGTGATGGCGAGCGGTTTCGAAATCGCCATCTTCAGTGCAGGCACTGCCAAATCTGTTCTCTCAATGGCAATTGAAGCAGGACTTGTGGCTCCGGATGAAAAAATATTCAGATATGAAGACCTCGTAAAAGTAAGCGAGCGCGTTTTGGCAGCCAAAGACATGAAAGACCGCCTTCAAATTCCGGGCCTCGAACCAAAGCGTGCCGATGTGGTCGTAGCCGGAGTGATCATCCTTCGCGCCATCTTCGAAAAACTGGACATCAAACAGGCATATTACTCGGAGTTCGCCCTCAGAGAAGGGGTGATACTTGAGTTAATGCAGTAA
- a CDS encoding DUF302 domain-containing protein: MSYYFEKVVSTDYDETVEAVTVALKVEGFGVLSDIDVQDTLKKKINADVRKYRILGACNPPFANKAIHIEENVGLMMPCNVVIQETGDGNIKVSAINPKNAMGAIGNENLADLADEISAKLERVIEGLR, translated from the coding sequence ATGAGCTATTATTTCGAAAAAGTTGTATCAACTGACTATGATGAGACTGTCGAAGCTGTAACTGTGGCATTGAAGGTCGAAGGATTTGGAGTACTTAGTGACATTGATGTGCAGGATACCCTAAAAAAGAAGATTAATGCAGATGTAAGAAAATACAGAATTCTGGGAGCCTGTAACCCGCCTTTCGCTAATAAAGCAATCCATATCGAAGAAAATGTCGGTCTGATGATGCCATGCAATGTCGTAATTCAGGAAACGGGTGACGGCAACATCAAAGTTTCGGCTATTAATCCCAAAAATGCCATGGGTGCCATCGGAAATGAAAACCTCGCTGACCTTGCCGATGAGATTTCAGCGAAGCTGGAGAGGGTTATTGAAGGACTTAGGTAA